From the genome of Penaeus monodon isolate SGIC_2016 chromosome 16, NSTDA_Pmon_1, whole genome shotgun sequence, one region includes:
- the LOC119582947 gene encoding uncharacterized protein LOC119582947: MERKETAQSIPAQTRTMRLCIGIAAALTILIPVIYQAIPNEHKYKPVRLLYDDAFLRMEGMRNRTPAWTAFRDKTFEPLLEAFRKVAHNSTGPTPAFRSGAIPKFLLWSEPFIANFWMAPTEDVRKGRCPLPCEVTFDQKEVRSADAVLIYIRFLPKRPLQLPALEPPRPPAALDRAQLRGASESQQKLLRRLPPPQRRLQPHHALPARR; the protein is encoded by the exons atggaaagaaaagaaactgctCAGTCCATTCCAGCCCAG ACCAGGACAATGCGGCTATGCATAGGTATCGCAGCCGCGTTGACTATTCTTATTCCTGTGATATACCAAGCCATACCGAACGAGCACAAGTACAAGCCTGTGCGTTTGCTCTATGATGACGCTTTCTTAAGAATGGAAGGTATGAGGAATCGCACACCCGCCTGGACGGCTTTCCGAGACAAGACCTTCGAGCCACTTCTTGAGGCTTTCCGGAAGGTGGCGCATAACTCTACGGGTCCAACGCCAGCTTTCAG GAGCGGTGCCATCCCGAAGTTCCTGCTGTGGTCGGAGCCCTTCATTGCCAACTTCTGGATGGCCCCGACCGAGGACGTGCGCAAAGGGCGATGTCCGCTTCCTTGCGAGGTCACTTTCGACCAAAAGGAG GTAAGGAGCGCGGACGCCGTGCTCATTTACATCCGGTTTTTGCCGAAGCGGCCCCTGCAGCTGCCGGCGCTCGAGCCCCCGCGACCCCCGGCAGCCCTGGATCGCGCTCAGCTTCGAGGCGCCTCCGAGAGCCAACAAAAACTTCTACGACGACTTCCACCTCCTCAACGGCGCCTTCAACCGCACCATGCTTTACCGGCGCGACGCTGA